A region of the Gadus morhua chromosome 1, gadMor3.0, whole genome shotgun sequence genome:
CGCTCCATAAGCGGCCCGTCTTACTTCTCCCTCAGTTTCTGCAGCTCCTTCTTCATGTCCGCGCCTTCGAACTCAGAGTCATTGTCGCTGCTCATGTAGGACGAGGGCGCGGCGGGCGAGGGGACGCGTGGCGTTCATCAACCACGGGCTGGCGGCCAGGCGAGTCCGAGCTGTGgaccgtgctgctgctgctgtggcccGAGCGACGCAGGAACGCCACCGCCCGCTTCATGAGGTCGCCACCGCCGTGCTCCGACGACGCCTTAGAGGGCGGGGTTGGGCGGGTGGCCGGGGGGGCCACGCTGCTGCTGTCGTCGTCGGCCGAGTCCGAGTAGGGCCGGCCGGGGCCGTCCACAGCCTTGGCGTAGGGGAGGTGGACGGGGGTGACGTcggggctggagggggcgggggggtcctGGTAGAGGTCTGGAGGGGCGGAGTAACGGTTTACTCGCTGGAGGTTTGGCCGTTTTTCACGGCCCCGTCCTCCAGTGCCGCAGTGGTCACAGAGAACCTGCCCAGGGCCAGGGAGCCCTTCTCCGGTTGTCCGAGCCTTGGGTGTGGGCACGATACCCTCCGGAGCCACTAGAGGGCACTTGGTGAACTGCAGGAGCTTGTGGCTCTTTCTGCCTTTCTCTAGACCACAGATTACATCTGGAGGGGTGGGGACGATCTGAggaaaaaaacatgacaaaatAAAACGATCTTTTAATGTATTCCTTCAAGCAGCTATTAAAAGTGTTCAATTATGATTAAGTTGGAACAGGAAACATTTCATAGTACTTTAGCTCGATAACATTTTTAATCAAAgatcatttttattgatgtaAACAATACTTACTTGGAAACGACTTTGGTTGGTGAATCATTTTGACAAACACGTCCTGGGTAATGCTTCAGTGGCTGAGAGGGGATCAGGAGGTATTATGACTCCAGAAGTATTATTACGATACAAGCAAAATGGAAACGTTTTATTACAGATGAGAAAAATCTCATTTCCATTCGCTAACCTTGCACTGCAGAGTCTGTCTGGGCACCCACCATTTCTGATCGCTCAGGAATCTGGGGCTTGGGCAGAGAAAAAGGTGGGGTTGAATATTTGAATGTAATGAATTGTAAACTCATGCTAGCCAGCAGCCTGAACTCACTCTGCAGAGTGAGTCAGGGCTAATCCATTGGAGGCCTTCATATGCAcagacataaatacacacgcatATTAAGGACAACATTAAGGAGCCAACAGGGCAGCAACATCTGTCTGATGGCTATAATTTTGCAACCGTTTCCTTCTCCCTAAACCCAGTATTAGTCTCCCTGATTACAGTCAATTGCCAAATCGATAGCAGACTGCAGGGAAACGGTGACAGTGTCATTAACCAAGAAATGATTGATGGCTGCATGCAAAGAGCTgaccacacaaaacaaaaaacacacgcccacacccaTGTACGTGCACCAAAGACACAAACTGCACATGCATACCAGAGCATCCCCTTCTTCTTGTTGAGCGCTATGTCGCAGCTCTGGCCGTCAGACACTGGTGTGGAGCTGGTGCCCTCGGTGCCGGCAGAGCCCTGTGAGTCAGAGGTGTTGCTCGGGGCCTGGGGTGGGGGCGTGCTCCTGGTACAGAAGGTTCCGCAACTTCTCGTCCAGGGTCTTGATGGTGCGGTCGACGAACTCCACCCTTCGGGGCATTTCGCTGTCCGATTCACCGGGGGCgccgggctgctgctgctggccggaGGTCTGGCCCAGCTGGGAGCTCTGGTGTGCCGGGCTCTGGGGCTGCGAGGTCACGGCCCCCGGCTGGATGGGGGTGGCGTACGGCTGCTGCAGGACCACCGGCTGCTGGGAGCCCAGCGGAGGGGGTGGGTCTCCGGTAGGACTGGGCTTGGGATTGGTCTGATTGTGCGCCGAGGAGGCCAGGCCACCGGCCGCAGCCTTTTGGTCCATCATCACATCCAGAGACATAGGCGGAGCGATCGGGCAGCACGGTATGTCCGTGACCAGGGAGATGCAGTGCTCATCTACAGGGAGGGAGTTGTGGTGGTTGACGCTGGGGAGATTATGTGTGGTACTGCAGGGCTGCGTCTGCTTCACTCGAGCCTCGCCAACAGTGGGGTCCTGGGGCGGTGCTGAGCTCTGAgcagcagggggagaggggatagAAGGCGCCGAGGACGGAGCCGGGgctgcagtggtggtggtggtggaactgCTGCCGCTGGAGGAGACTAAAGAAGCGCCAGCCCTTTCAGACTCTTAAAGTAGAAAATAAACAGcaaggaaaaaaagaaacaagaagATAAAATAAGGAAGATGAAAGTTGGCCGGTAGATATTGCAAGAAGAAGGGTGGGGTCCAGTGGTGGTGGATGATTACATCATACACCAGGCTCCCCCATTACCGCTGTAAGCAGTGCAGCAGCATTCTTACATAACTGACCTCCacagcataaacacacaccctttcttCAGCATTACCAGCAGGCGGAACACAAATGATATAAATCAACTGAACCTACAAGCCATCTAGCAGAAAAACAATATGTATCCTCTAGTCTTTGGTCAAACATTTGGAATCTAGCAGTCCCACGTTAAACGTGCTAGGACATATAAATTGGTATGCATCTATAGGGGAAAAGATTATCATTACAGACTGAGTGATTTGCAAGCAACCACCACCAAAAAATAATAGGGAATTGATGCAAAACAACGTCGCATTTAAAATGGGCCGCATTACAGAATCCCAACGGAGCGCAATCACAATGAGCGATACAACCCTCCAGATGGCAGATGAATATTCAAACGCTCATATGATGCGCTTGTACCTTTGGCTTGTGGTGCTTTGAGATGAGGGCTTCTCCTTGGGCGTCGTGGGCGTTTCAGCCACCGGGCAGATAATGAACCACCGCTTGCCCGTGTGAAGCACTGTCAAGGACACAAGAGACAGACGGGAGGATAAATCTTTAGCGAGCCATCGACGTGGTTTGAAGGCCAGAGTTTATTAATAAATCTGTGTAATAATGGTTGAGTTATGAAGAAAGTCTGTGGAACAAAAATGAAGAGGATACGGCTGCTGATCATGAACAATACAACAGAACTGGGGATTCCCCTGAGACTTAATCTATCCAATCCTGGCCCTTCCGATCTCCGAGCCCAAAGGAGCACTTCAGAGCGACTACTCAAGCAGGAAATCTCGCCATCGGAAGCACACAGCCACCACGTGGGGCTGATTAAATGTTATGAGCCCTTATCTATACATAAATGGACATTACAGATTAGGCAGTAATAACAAAGTCCTTACCATTTTGCTGATAGacttgttgaggtgtgtgtggcgTAGTGGCCTTCGAGCCCTGAACAAAATGAGAGCTATTAATACAGGGTGGATGCGGATGCATCTAAATAAATGTCAAGATAGACCAAACCACGTATCCAAGCCACAGATTGAGAATACAGCCACAAAAGCTTTTGGCTTCAGCTGTTGGCACATGCTCTTTGGCCGAGAGGCTTGCAAACACATCCTGAGACCGGTGGCGTCAAGGCTGACGTATCCAACGACCCCGTTGCCCTGCCGACAGCCCCGTCCCTCACCTCGGAGGTCATGAGGGTCCCAGGACCCTGGCTCTGCTGGGGGCTTCCGCCCTGGTCCGAGCTCCGCTCTCCCTCCGTGTCCTCGCTCAGCATGTCCTCCGCCTTGTCCACGATGTCCTTCAGCTGCTCGATGAaggcctccttctccagcaggaGGATGAAATCGTTCTCCACCTGAACACACGGGACGAGACGCAACCAAAGACGAGAGGAAACaggtttttaaaaaatgtatcaatACACTGCAACCAACTACTTCAGCTTCACTGAAAATTGGAAAATCAAAAGGGGACACATGTGCAGTAAAGCTTGATTAACATGCACAGCGTCTTGTTATTGTCCCATCCATTATTTTCAAAAAGCCTCCCTGGTTTGAAGCTAGCATTTGGGGAATTGAAATGTGGGCATCCATGGCAACGTTGTTATGCACAATAGAGAAAAACACCGACCCACCACTTCACGGAACTGTCCTATTTTTAAGCCATTCATTCGTGGGCAGAAAAAGGCTTTGTTGAAAAAACCACCCAACCCGAGTAGAGATGGCAAATTGACCACAGGCAGTTAATGGAATTCATATAGATTGGTTACCCTTTCCAACCGATGGCTTCTGTGTAACTCTACACAGCCCAAGTGGATGCTTCATCTTAAAAGAGCAATTATTTAGTATGCGTTTGACGCCATTGGAAAAAAAAGCGCATACATTTCCATGTATAAGCAAACGTCTATGAATTGTCAAACTTTGCTTTGGAGGGGAGAAGACAAATGCGGGGGAAACGCGAAGGAGAAGGCCTTGCTGGAGAAGTCATTGTTTTGCTGCATTGCAGCAACTGGGAGTTTCAGGGTTGTTTGGAGGAAGCAGCATGAGACCAGGAGTGTGCTTGAGCCAGACTCCAAAACGGATGGGACCGAGGTAGACATGACACCCCCGGCCTGCGACAGTGTGAAACCTACCATGTAAGGTAGACATGACACCCCCGGCCTGCGACAGTGTGAAACCTACCATGTAAGTGGCGATCTCCTCTGGTGCGTCTCCATCCAGGTCAAACTTGAACGTCACCATTTTGTGGTTGTGGGTCTCTAGCTGACATTCAACCATCTTGTCCCCCGTGTTACAAACCTGCAccgggaagaagaagaagaaatgatCCACGTTTCCATGACACTCATGGCCAGAAATGCCCAAAACGTGCCGTTGTCCAGAGAGCAGACCCACGTTGAGCATGGTGAGTTTGGGCCTGTTGATCTTCTCCtggcgcgcgcgcgtgcgtgtggaCCTGCGGTGGTGCTTGCGGACCTTGCACTCTCCTTTGCCGCCGTGCGTCCCCTCACAGCCGTCGCTCATCTCCTTCCCAGAGGTGGCGTCTGAGTTCACACTGGTTTTTGGAAATTAAACAGACATCATCAAGGTTCTGTAGACGACGAGTAATTCATTCAAACCACACCCCTTTGAACGTTCTCTGGCAGACATGTTATTAAAAGGACGACATTAATGTGTCTCAATTGATTTCAAATGAGTCAAAtgcagtctgtgtgtgagagtcagCAGGGCTCGCCTGGATGTGGTCGTTGACAGGAGGTAAGCTAGTACCTGTCATAACTCTGTCCTGCCGTCGGCTTCTCGACCACCTGATCCTACAGACGGGACAGATCACAATAAAGGCAGGGGAAATCGATTATGCTACTTGAAGTATCAGGCGTTTAATTTTCAGAGATTAAATTTCTGCCAGAATTGCGAAAGCGAGGGGAAATAAAGTATGAGGGGATGCGTGGGTGTGCAGGAAGCAGCATAAGGCAACaaggaaggacacacacacacacacacacacacacacacaacacacacacacacacacacacacacacacacacacacacacacacacacacacacacacacacacacacacacacacgaggagcaGGGGGTCCTACCTCAAGCTTGCTCTCCGTCTGGCCCTGACCCAAGGTACCCGGGCCGACGGTCGGTATCTGCTGAGTCACGGTGGCACCGGAACTCGTGGGTCCTGACAAGGCTCTCtctgcggaggaggaggaggaggaggggggggggctgcggcgCTGCAGCCTGGCTCTGTGCCTGGTGCTGGGCTTGCCCCTGTAGAGGGACTTGGCAGGGGTTCTGGTTGGGATCCTGCCGGTCGCTCGCTGCAGTGGTGCCAAAGCACGGCCCACTCTGCACAGGTGGAACGAAGACGGCCGACTGTTCTCTCTGCGTGTGTTGGATGGGTGGGGCCACCTGGACCAGCTGAGCCGTGGGGATGGGGTCTTTGTGGCCTGGCTGGACGGGCTGCTGAGCCTGCATCAGACAGGAAGACCATGCAGCACTTGAATTTGTCttgttctttttattttccGACTGGTGTCAAATCTGTTTTGTATACAGGATATTTTATTACTCTACCATTAATTGAGCAACCTGCGTTCAAAGTAACGTAGTTCAGACGGTTTATTTTGCAGTCTCTCAAAAATATGTGCGAAAATAAACACTCAAAGGGTGATCAACTAAAAAGGTTATCACCGAAATGTTCACACCCAAGATAAGATTGAACCTACTCGACAACACATGCAAAAATAACCCACAACTTCCTTCCACTTCACGCCTCCTTAGCAAACAGGCCTCTCGCAGCCTGCAGTGTTACCTGTTTCAGGGGCTCGGTGCCGGCGGGCGGGGGCAGCTGTGCGTGTGCacagtgtgtgatgtgtgtgccgAGGGTTGCTGTGACTATCACAGGCTGCGCGTGGAGAGCTTCGAGGCCGGCTACCGATGCGCATTGGTGCACTGAGGGTACGGGCACTTGCATGCTGAGCCCGGGGGACGGGATCAGGTGCCCGGGCGTGACGGGCGCCAGAGTGCCCTCGCCGTGCAGGGGGGAGAGTGACGAGGCAGGGGGGAAAGGCGGGctgtgagagaggaagataggAGCGAGCGAGGCAGGGGAGGGGTAGAACGGCGGGGCGGCGCAGGGCAGAGTGCGGCAGGGCTCGCCGGCAGCCGTCATCACCTGGATGGCCGGGTACGAGGAGGGCGGCTGGGGAGAATGCTATGAAGGGATGCGAAAGATAATAAAGTCAGCAGAAGCAAAGGGTTTGAGCCCGTCGCATAATGTGAGGGgtaaaacattaattaaaaaaaagaccGAAAATATCAACAGCACCTCGATTGTTTTCCTGTTGCAAAAAGCAATTGCAGGAAAAGAGACATTTCAGAAAGAGGTGTTGTAAAAAAACGGCTTCACATGGAGACTTACCTGGGGTGGATGTGCCGGGTTGGAAATCTGCAGGTGTGCAAGTTGCTGTTGGGTAGCGACCTGAGCAACTGGCTGTTGAGGTGGCAATGCATGTGGAATCGCACTCAAGTTTGATTGGTTGAGGGTCTGTCCATTTTGTTCGTGCTGAGGAACGCAATGACCAGCAGGAACATTCTAGAGAAAGGAAATTGGAAGGGAAAATATGAAAGACTGGAGATTTCTGGACCAATACATGGAATCCATGTCTCATGTTTGGGCGCCGTTTTCCGTAGCCTAGACCCCGGGAACATTCCTGCTTCTATTCCGTCCCTGAACAGGCATCCAGCCAGTGTCTGCTGTTGATCTACTAGCAACTCTGTAGCATAGAGCTAGGCAGACAAAGCAGGCCTGAAAGGACTGACACGCTAATAAATCAAATTGAAACCACTGCAAATGTTTTCAGTACCATTTCAGTTTCAGAGCTCGGCTGGAAGCGTGTAGGAGGAAACTCTAGTTCCCGTATGGTGTGTCAGTTGTCCACCACTCTCAAACACAGCTGCTTCTCATTTAGTATAAATACAAACTTTAACCATTCAGACAATTGAACACGAATAAGAAGGGTTTTTAACCCCTCCAACAGTGCTTTGTGAAAAGATTAAAGGAAGGGAGTTCTACCTGATTCAGGAAAGCAGCCATTTTGAGATAAGGGACGAACTGATGAGGAATATAAAAAAGACCGGTCagagaaaacaacaaaagaaatgcgaaaaaaagaaaagaaaaaggagcGGGAGCCACAGTGTAGTAGTTATAGCAATCGAAACACTTACCTGTTGTGGGCTGACTGCCGCCTGGGTATGCTGGGCAGAGGCCGGTAGGTTCTGGGGTGTTCCTTGCTGAACAGTGGCCTTTTGAGGGCCAGGCAGGAAGGTCTGTCCCGGTGCCATGAAGTACGCCGGCGCATAGTGGGTCTGAGGGCCGGAGTCGGGCTTGCCTGCGGCTGGGTAACCCGCGGGGGCTTGTGGCATGGGGGAGGTTGCCGTGGAGTAGAGCTGAGAGGCCGGGGTTGGAACCTGTTGGGAGGGGTGAAGGCTCTGGTGCTGAACAGCCGACGGCGGATGCAGTGCTGCTGCAGCTTGCGGTTGAAATGAAGCCTGTTGAGACTGAAGGCTAGGCTGCTGATTACTgatgtgctgttgttgttgttgctgttgttgttgttgaagggCATGCATGCTTTGTTGGCCATGTGGACCTTGAGATGGAACATGCCCCTGCTGCGTTTGCTGGACGCTGGCTTGCTGTATGTGCTgcaagtgctgctgctgctgtggttgAAGTGGGAGCTGTTGGTTGTAAAGGGCCGGTGTGGTGCAGCTCTGCGGTGCGATGCCTGGTGACAGGCTGGGGAGACACTGGGCAGGGGCAGCCAGAGAGCTAGCTGGGTAACCGTTTGATAGCGGCTGTGGAGGTGTGCTAGTCGATTCTCCGGCGCCCGACAGGGACTGCTGAACATGCATGGAGAACATCGCTGCGTTTTGTTGCTGAGTCGGATCAGAGTAGCCCTGGGCTGATTGACATTGCTGATGTTGAGGCGCTGCTGGGTAACTCTGGGCAACTTGTTGAGGAACCGGCGATGCCGAATTCTGAGCCGAGAAGTTAGCCGCATGCTGGACGTTGGCAGCGGGGTAGCTCTGCCCCAGCTGGAGGTACTGCAGATGGGCGTGTCCAGCCAGACCCGAGGGTGGAAGGACCTGGGGAGGGGGTTGGTTGTGGACTCCCGTTGGATTGAGCTAAACGGACAaaggaataaaaaaacatcaggaaACAATAGACCCATTGGAAGTAAGCTATTTCAGAACATGGCAAAAATTATTTGGAATCCACAAGAAAGGACATGAATA
Encoded here:
- the LOC115540328 gene encoding LOW QUALITY PROTEIN: serine/threonine-protein kinase WNK2 (The sequence of the model RefSeq protein was modified relative to this genomic sequence to represent the inferred CDS: inserted 2 bases in 2 codons; deleted 7 bases in 6 codons; substituted 1 base at 1 genomic stop codon), with the protein product MDPGEDSNTEPPQGLNYPSNSRCELNINMNEGISDGNVNNMDSSKLVRGGSDPSAYPSSNYQRIVHQRFIRRSLWFSDSDEQAFEAPECDNKSKLLNINLRTIVDRTRLPRAEVQESSSTESQCGQKDNSATESVGADEDKEKCPDALNVVTCSDGLKVAVKASSEENEEEAEMKAVSTSPGGRFLKFDIELGRGSFKTVYKGLDTETWVEVAWCELQDRKLTKAERQRFKEEAEMLKGLQHPNIVRFYDFWESPQKGKKCIVLVTELMTSGTLKTYLKRFKVMKPKVLRSWCRQILKGLHFLHTRTPPIIHRDLKCDNIFITGPTGSVKIGDLGLATLKRASFAKSVIGTPEFMAPEMYEEHYDEAVDVYAFGMCMLEMATSEYPYSECQNAAQIYRKVTSGVKPASYNKVMDPEIKEIIGECICQKKEERYSIKDLLNHAFFAEDTGVRVELAEEDDREKASIALKLWVEDPKKLKGKYKETGAIEFSFDLEKDVPEVVAQEMVESGFFQDNDVKTVGKSIRDRVALIKWRRGRTVSVAVPADQGDAASAAQTAPAAGLSSGATNAGPPPLQEPEEAEADQHSRLGNLPASATSVASDCTFDSGLGSAVYSDSHSSQQSVLYQSLQEPVTMVTQQCQSIGSHRSSERPRSCERGQVWQGPLDPEFTRSVARRGSASVIDTLRANQIAQLHALLDAQNKRSISPTFSVSGSHSELSSNDSEAEDGFPGHPTPSQPTWLPPGLQRSESRRHSDTSTVHLGGGTDVSAVASGRRHSDLSSLLSVHSQHQLQQQMGGRMCPVCLHLLMLRSQEAGRPSPSYGVPAHHCLCALQRPQHQNPCGTPAPLGTGGPKEHSDCSDFSVLQQSLLNIISRKSAPSHVTACHVRPLLHPSAASRPVQSYGDGSLKIHSSSGTRPQDRRASYCCGESQFSWAVGVLNPTGVHNQPPPQVLPPSGLAGHAHLQYLQLGQSYPAANVQHAANFSAQNSASPVPQQVAQSYPAAPQHQQCQSAQGYSDPTQQQNAAMFSMHVQQSLSGAGESTSTPPQPLSNGYPASSLAAPAQCLPSLSPGIAPQSCTTPALYNQQLPLQPQQQQHLQHIQQASVQQTQQGHVPSQGPHGQQSMHALQQQQQQQQQQHISNQQPSLQSQQASFQPQAAAALHPPSAVQHQSLHPSQQVPTPASQLYSTATSPMPQAPAGYPAAGKPDSGPQTHYAPAYFMAPGQTFLPGPQKATVQQGTPQNLPASAQHTQAAVSPQQFVPYLKMAAFLNQNVPAGHCVPQHEQNGQTLNQSNLSAIPHALPPQQPVAQVATQQQLAHLQISNPAHPPQHSPQPPSSYPAIQVMTAAGEPCRTLPCAAPPFYPSPASLAPIFLSHSPPFPPASSLSPLHGEGTLAPVTPGHLIPSPGLSMQVPVPSVHQCASVAGLEALHAQPVIVTATLGTHITHCAHAQLPPPAGTEPLKQAQQPVQPGHKDPIPTAQLVQVAPPIQHTQREQSAVFVPPVQSGPCFGTTAASDRQDPNQNPCQVPLQGQAQHQAQSQAAAPQPPPLLLLLLRRESLVRTHEFRCHRDSADTDVGPGTLGQGQTESKLEDQVVEKPTAGQSYDSVNSDATSGKEMSDGCEGTHGGKGECKVRKHHRRSTRTRARQEKINRPKLTMLNVCNTGDKMVECQLETHNHKMVTFKFDLDGDAPEEIATYMVENDFILLLEKEAFIEQLKDIVDKAEDMLSEDTEGERSSDQGGSPQQSQGPGTLMTSEGSKATTPHTPQQVYQQNVLHTGKRWFIICPVAETPTTPKEKPSSQSTTSQRYKQSERAGASLVSSSGSSSTTTTTAAPAPSSAPSIPSPPAAQSSAPPQDPTVGEARVKQTQPCSTTHNLPSVNHHNSLPVDEHCISLVTDIPCCPIAPPMSLDVMMDQKAAAGGLASSAHNQTNPKPSPTGDPPPPLGSQQPVVLQQPYATPIQPGAVTSQPQSPAHQSSQLGQTSGQQQQPGAPGESDSEMPRRVEFVDRTIKTLDEKLRNLLYQEHAPTPAPSNTSDSQGSAGTEGTSSTPVSDGQSCDIALNKKKGMLCPRFLSDQKWWVPRQTLQCKPLKHYPGRVCQNDSPTKVVSKNTLKDRFILSCFFPQIVPTPPDVICGLEKGRKSHKLLQFTKCPLVAPEGIVPTPKARTTGEGLPGPGQVLCDHCGTGGRGREKRPNLQRVNRYSAPPDLYQDPPAPSSPDVTPVHLPYAKAVDGPGRPYSDSADDDSSSVAPPATRPTPPSKASSEHGGGDLMKRAVAFLRRSGHSSSSTVHSSDSPGRQPVVDERHVPSPAAPSSYMSSDNDSEFEGADMKKELQKLREKHMKEISELKAFQRNEIERLYTELGRPCPQVWGLLHAAPPSGRRRRXSKHKLKAGKLLNPMXQQLKNNLNTGSPPPPPSGSIQVKHGQLNLVSPAKSSVLSDGSLRSSGGGSSSSSSATGPAAATEQVLTQQPWSVKGSLSSDNIYAGLQGDGVAPHAGPGQGWTVYHQTSERSDLXSSSKPRTRFLSGPVSLSIVFTGPYTLLFFYSSSLSPVDLVAVCGFQGACPESWPNCFCLVLFCSFIGSTLKRLCLGKERSSRSSQSTPVAQTASNQTQPFVSAIPSQSPQPITGQARIQSNNSNNNNKKGTFTEDLHRLVDDWTKETLASAHQPRPSLNQIKEQTRRQDLGGQSKAIGPAANEVSAAERHNRGQKRFGNNR